TATTGTAGTAGTGGGTCAACGCATCGATCACACACTGAGGCTTCTGCGAGGTAGCCGCATTGTCAAAATACACCAATGGTTTCCCGTTAACCTCCTGATGGAGGATCGGGAAATCCTTTCTTATTTTTTCAATATTCAATTGTGTCTCGACCATTGTATTGTTTAGTCCACTTGTAATCTTTCCATCACTTTGTCCGCGATCTCCATCTTCAACCATCCTAGGCCGATATGTTCGATCACTTCCCCGGCATTGGCCAGCAAAATCATCGATTTTGCCTTGTCTTTGTCTATGCCTCTGGCTCGTAGATAAAAAATCGCTTCCTCATCTAGCTGCCCTGTCGTACATCCGTGCGAACACTTCACATCGTCTGCCCAAATCTCCAACTGAGGTTTGGTATGGATGGTTGCGTTATCTGACAACAAAATATTGCCATTGGACTGGAATGCATTCGTTTTCTGTGCCGCTTGTCGCACAAATATCTTTCCGTTGAAGACTCCTTTCGCCTGATCCGCAATGATCCCTTTGTACAGCTCGTTGCTGTTGCAGTTGGGTTGGATATGATCCACGAGCGTGTGATTGTCGATGTGTGTCTTGCCTTTGGCTAGATACAGTCCGTACATATTGCTTTCGCATCCCTGACCATCGACACGGATGTTCAGGTTGTTTCGAACCACCTCTCCATCGAACGTGAACACAAACGAAGAAAAGACACTGTCCTTCTCTTGGTACACGTTGGTATTCCCTACGTACACCGCATTCTCGGACTCTTCCTGTACTTTATACAGCTTCACATTTGCGTTCGCCTTGACCAAATAGTTTTTGGTCTCATTGACGAAAGTCTTGGCATTTCCTTCCGAGAAATGGAAGTGAACAAAGTCTGCTTGGCTACTTTCGTTGGCCAAATAAATATTTTTCACAAAGCCATAGTTGACCCCATTGTCTACCGAGATGTAGTAGCACAACACAGGCTGAGCCACTTTCTTATTCTTTGGCACCTCGATCACCACACCGCTATTGACATAAACGTTGTTTTGTGCCTGAAACGGATCACTATTCTCTGCGATCAATTCATGTGCATCTGCACGATCTGCTAGAGAATCAATTCTCAGCTCCTCTGCAGTAGAGACAATCTCCGACTGCTCGGCATTGTACACGCCATTGATGAAAAACAGGATATTCGCACCTGCATGTCGCTTCTTGATATCAGCGATCTTGTCCATCGGCAAATCCCCCTGTGCAATAGGTGTTGCGAAATCAAACTTCCCAGAAATCGCCTTGGTCAGACGAGTAAACTTGTACTCCTCCGCCTTAGGGCCAGGAAACCCATTTTCTTTCAGATATGCTAGGCCTTGCGTCCTGTTGTCTTTCAGGTGAGCGATCGCATTTCCGTTCAAATTAGAAACATACTGCTCCGCCTGATCGATCAGTTCTTGACCAAATATTTTCTTTGTACTCATGCGCTTCTTATGCTTCTGCTCCTTCTAAATCCTTGATAATCCAATCGTATCCTCTCTCCTCGAGTTCCAATGCCAAATCCTTGGTACCAGACTTCACGATACGACCTTTGTACAGTACGTGTACAAAATCAGGCACGATGTAATCAAGCAATCTTTGGTAATGCGTCACCACGATGGTCGCATTGTCTTTGTTTTTGAGTGCATTGACGCCATTTGCGACGATTCTCAATGCATCGATATCTAGTCCAGAATCCGTCTCGTCTAGGAGTGCCAACTTAGGCTCTAGCATCGCCATCTGGAAGATTTCGTTTCTTTTCTTTTCCCCTCCAGAGAAACCTTCGTTGAGCGAACGGCTCAATAGCGACTGATCGATCTCTACAAGCGCCATTTTCTCCTTCATACGCTTCAAGAATCCCACAGCATCCAAAGGCTCTTGTCCTTTGTGCTCTCTAATTTGATTCAGTGCTGTTTTCATGAAGTTGGTAGTGGTCACACCTGGTATTTCTACAGGATACTGAAACGCCAAGAAGATACCTTCTCTCGCACGCTCTTCGGCTGCCAAGTCTAACAAATCTTGACCGAGATACTCTACAGACCCGCCGGTCACTTCGTAATCCTCTCTACCCGCCAAGACATTGGCCAAAGTACTCTTGCCCGAACCATTCGGCCCCATGATCGCATGTACTTCACCAGGCTTCACTTCTAAGTTGATCCCTTTGAGGATTTCCTTCTCCTCTACTCTAGCTTGTAAATTTGTTATTTTTAACATGATCTATGTTCAAAATTTATTATTCAAAGTTCAAGATCAACTTGAGTGATACTTAGTTCCTTTGAATTCTGAATTCTTTAAATACTTAATAATGGAAGAAACTCCCTAACCTGTCGTCCTCAGTTGAAAGCAGCACTTCATAGGAATTGAGAATGAACCCACTTCCTGAAAACGACACTGAATAACTACCTGCGCTTAGCAAGCCCTCAAAAGGCTGAATTCCCACCCTTCTTCAAGCTTGAATAAGAACTACGAAATCAACCAACCGATCCTTCGAGCGTCAACGCAAGTAATTTCTGCGCTTCTACTGCGAACTCCATCGGGAGCTTGTTCAAGACTTCTTTGGCGTACCCATTGACGATGAGTGCTACTGCATTTTCTTCGTCAATCCCTCGCTGCGTACAGTAGAATATCTGGTCCTCTCCGATCTTCGAAGTAGTCGCCTCGTGCTCCACTTGTGCAGTTGAGTTCTCTATATCGATGTAGGGAAACGTATGCGCTCCACACTGATCACCGATCAATAGTGAGTCACACTGTGAGAAGTTACGTGATTTCTCAGCACGCTTCATCACTTGCACTTGCCCTCTGTATGAGTTTTGCGAATGTCCCGCAGAGATCCCTTTGGACACGATTCTTGACTTGGTGTTTTTACCAATATGAATCATCTTGGTCCCCGTATCCGCTTGCTGATGATTATTAGTCACTGCTACCGAATAGAACTCACCAATAGAATAATCGCCTTTCAAAATACATGAAGGGTACTTCCAAGTCACAGCAGATCCCGTCTCGACTTGTGTCCATGAAATCTTCGCATGATCACCCGCACAGATACCGCGCTTGGTCACGAAGTTGTATATACCTCCCTTGCCGTTCTTGTCGCCTGGATACCAGTTCTGAACAGTCGAATATTTAACCTCCGCATCTTTCTCAGCGATGATTTCTACCACTGCAGCGTGCAGTTGGTTTTCGTCACGCTGTGGAGCTGTACATCCTTCGAGGTAGCTCACATATGATCCTTCGTCCGCTACGATGAGCGTTCTCTCGAACTGCCCCGTATTGGCCGCATTGATTCTGAAATAAGTAGACAACTCCATCGGACATCTGACGCCTTTTGGAATGTAACAGAACGAACCGTCTGAAAACACAGCCGAATTGAGGGCAGAGAAGTAGTTGTCCGAAACCGGCACTACAGACCCGAGATGCTTTCTCACCAACTCGGGATGTTCTTTGACCGCTTCGCTAAACGAGCAGAATATGATTCCGCGCTCACCAAGGGTCTCTTTGAAAGTCGTCGCAACAGACACCGAGTCAATTACCGCATCTACAGCCACTCCCGTCAATCGCTTTTGCTCGTTCAAAGAGATGCCTAGCTTCTCGAAAGTCTCGATCAACTCAGGGTCGACCTCATCGAGGCTACCGACAGCTTTCTTCTGCTTAGGTGCTGAATAGTATTTGATCGCTTGGTAGTCGATTTTAGGATACTTCACGTTGGACCAATCTGGCTCCTCCATGTTTTTCCATCGCTCATACGCACTCAATCGCCACTCTAGCATCCACTCTGGCTCTTCCTTTTTTGCTGAAATAAAACGAACTATCTCCTCACTCAATCCCTCTGGTGCCTCATCAGCTTCCAGATCCACGGACCAACCATGTTCGTATTCTTTGGAGGTAAATTCCTCTAATATTTGATCGTCATTGCTCATTCGCTATGAATTATTTAGACTCACCTTAAATAAGTGCAAAATTACTACCTTTCTGACAGGATGTTGGTTCTGAGCCTATAATTTTTTTCTACAATCTCATAAAGGGAATTGATATAGTGCCTGAACTACGTACATTTGGTTCTCCAATTTGAGATTTACCCATGGATAAAAACCTGTATCGCTCCACCCTACTCTTCTTTATCGTCTGTGTCTCGCTGATGTTTCACTCAGCACCAGTCTTTTCTCAAAAAAGCATCAACGAACTACGCATGACAAGCGCCGTACTCATCGTCAAGGATCTCAAAGTATCGGCAGGTTGGTACCGCAAGTTTCTCCAATTTAGCATCGAAGAGTATCGCCCCAACCAGCACGTAAAAATGCGTAACGACGAGTTTCAGCTCACCCTACGCCAAGGGAACGGCACATTGCTCCAATCACAAATCCGATTCAAAGAGGGTAAAAAACACATCAATGGCATTGAAAAAATTGGTTTTAAGACCAACAGATTTGACAGCCTCCACCTCTACTTGGAGCGATACGAGCAGCCCTTTGCGCAAGACATCTTTGCCGATCAAAATCTCGACATACTATCTTTTGTAGCAGAAGACCCAGACGGGAACAAAATTCGTTTTTTCGATGCTCCAAACAATTCTCAGCTCTATGAAATCGACCCCTGCTACTTCACGATCCAATCCTCCGACTACATCAATACACTCAAATGGTACACAACACAGATGGGATTTGAGGAGATTGAGATCGTAGACGACACCAACCTCCACTTTCAAAACTATCTCACCAAAGACGGCATCATTCTCGAACTCATCCACCTCCCCTACGAATCAGTAGAAACGACCGAATTCATGCCTCTTGAGCGAGACCTCGCCCAAATCGAGCAAGTCACCTTCAAAATAGGCACAGCCAAAACCAAAGCTTTCGTCATGGACAACAATGGCAATAAGGTTGTCTATTTGAAATGAAGTAGTGAGTATTTAAAAAGAATAAATTAAATACTTGTTTCGTAGAAGTTCTCTTCTTTACATTTGCAGCAGTTCTATTTTTAATGGATGACTTATCAAGAAAGGTGGAGGGATTTGGCCCTACGAAACCTTAGCAACCCCCGCGTGACGGAAGGGTGCTAATTCCAATTCCGAGCAATCGGAAGAGATAAGCGAGAGGCACGAGATACAATTTCAAAAATATATCATCCCTTCTAGCTTGTCTGGAAGGGATTTTTTTATGCCCTTCTTCAGACAAAAACCCTTGATAGTCTTCTAGAAAGATGATGTATTAAACGAAAACTATTAGACGTATGAAACTAGGAATATTCGGATTTGGAGTCGTTGGACAGGGGTTGTATCACGTATTGCAGCAATCCAACTCTATACAAGCAGAGATTGTCAAGTTTTGCATCAAAAATATCACAAAGCCGAGGAGTCTAGACGCTAGCTTATTTACTGATGACAAAGCAGAGCTACTCGACAACCCAGAGATAGACGTGATCGTGGAGTTGATAGATGATGCAGAAGCCGCCTTCGAAATCGTCACAAAAGCCATGAACAACGGCAAGCACGTCGTCTCAGCCAACAAGAAGATGATCGCAGAACACCTCGAAGAACTCCTCGCGCTACAGAAACAAAACAAGGTATCCTTCCTCTACGAAGGGTCTTGCTGCGCAAGTATCCCGATCATTCGCAACCTAGAAGAATACTATGATAACGATCTACTGACCTCCATCGAGGGAATATTCAACGGGTCGACCAACTTCATTCTCACCAAGATGATCAACGAAAGCACACCCTATGACAATGCCCTCAAAGAGGCGCAAGACCTAGGATTTGCTGAATCTGACCCTACCCTAGATGTAGAAGGAATCGATGCAAAATACAAGCTCTGCATCCTACTCTACCATGCCTTTGGCTTGATTACAGACCCGCACACTTTATTTACTTTGGGAATCACGAAGATCAACACCTTCGACATTGAGTTTGCCCAGAAAAACAACTACGAAATCAAACTCATTGCGAAAGCGAAAAAAATCGGCACCCTAATAGACGCAACGGTGCTTCCTACTTTTGTAGATAAAGCTTCCATTTTGGCTCAGACCAAAAACGAATACAATGCTGTAATCTTAGAAAGTGCATTTTCAGAAAGTCAATTCTTGTATGGAAAAGGAGCTGGAGATAAACCCACTGGATCAGCCGTACTATCAGACATCTCCGCTTTGGGCTATGGCTACCGCTACGAGTACAAGAAATCAGCCAAAACCAAGGAAAAAATCGAATTGCATGAAGATTTCCAAATGAAGATCTATGTAAGGTTTGCAGACCAACAACCCAAAACATCTGACTTCACCGAGATACTAGAGAAATACTCGAGTCAAAATGGCAATTACTGGATTGGCTACATCTCTCGTCAAAAGATGAAAGAAGCGGAATGGCTGGAAATCCCAGAAATTAACGTGATCGCACTGGGGTAAGCCTAGTAACAGGCTTCCATGGTCAACACCTGCTCCTCTACTGGAGCAGGCTCCTGAGTGCAAAGCCAATAGCCTAGCACAACCATGATTAGAACGAGTATACTTTTCATTTTCTTTGGGTTCGTTGTGTCTAAAACGCACCCACCCTTGAGAATGGGCGCGCATAGGATTCTACTTTTAAACTACTATTTGAAGATCATCTAGAGGATCGTCTCACGACGATGGATATTTTCGGAGACGATTTGTCCATCAAACAAATGAATCACGCGCTGAGCATAGGCCGCATCTACTGGCGAATGTGTCACCATGATCACTGTGGTTCCCTTTTCGTTGAGTTCACTGAGCAACGACATAACTTCTTCCCCGTTGGCCGAGTCTAAATTACCTGTCGGTTCATCCGCTAGGATCAGTTTCGGCTTGGCAACCACTGCTCGTGATATCGCTACACGCTGCTGTTGTCCACCAGATAGTTGCTGAGGAAAGTGATTGCGGCGATGCATGATCTTCATCTGCACCATGACTTCCTCCACTCTCTTGCGACGTTCAGCAGCACTGTATTTGAGATAAATCAACGGCAACTCGATATTTTCATAAACCGTCAATTCGTCGATAAGGTTGAAACTCTGAAACACGAAACCGATATTTTCCTTTCGGATCTCTGCCCTTTTGCGTTCGCCAAACACAGACACCTCCTGCCCTAGAAAAAAAAACTCACCGTGGGAAGGGTTGTCTAGCAATCCCAAGAGGTTGAGCATCGTAGTTTTGCCACAGCCTGACGGCCCCATGATCGCCACAAACTCCCCCGTATTTACTTGAAGGTTGACTCCTGCAAGAGCGGTTGTTTCGATCTCATCGGTACTGTACACCTTCTTCAGCCCCTTTGTATTGATTAATTCATTCATCCTATTGCTTTTTAGTTGGTGCTTTGAATCTTTACCTAAACACCAAGCGATCTTTATCCGAATATTTGGCGTAGGAGGACACTACGATCTCTTCTCCAGCTTCTAATCCCTCCAATACTTCGATATACCTTGCTCCTCTACACCCCAGTTTGATTTCTCTACGCACCGCTTCGTCTCCCGTCACCACAAATACCCACTGTCCTCCATGACTATTTCCAAAATTGCCACGAGGCACCATCAACCTATCCGGCCGAGACACCGGAGCAAGACGTTGTTCTGCCCTCATGACCCTTACGATTCGTACTTTGTCTTTCTGAACCCTGAGTTTGACTTCCCTTTCGGTAAAGACAAAATGATACAGCCCAACACCGCCCACAATCAACCCCAACATGAGGAAAATTATTTCTTTTTTGAATTGTTTCTTTCTGGGCAATGCACGATCCATAGAGGCAATATCTGTTGTTGGCAATACTATCCCAAGAAGGATGCCACACATATAAATCATTGACAATCTGTATATTAACAAAAAACAAGAAAAGATAAAGCTACAAAAATTGTACGGGAGCGAACCAAACATGTACGAAATCGGTCAGTAGACACAAGCACCATAATCCCAACTCGACTTCACTCGATCAATCTATTGATCTATCCAATGAACTAAAACCAGAGGACTAATACCTACCAATAGCCAACCGCTCCAATCACCACATCCAAGCGCTAGATGGCCAGATCGCAGACAAAAAAATAGGGTTCAAGACTTAACTTGAACCCCAAGGTCAAAAACTCAAAATAAAAAGGACTAATCAAATCTTAATCCACAACAACAGTTCGAATATACGGATTTTAAAAACGAAATAAAAACGACTCTTATTAGTTCTTCTATTTTCACCTAGTATAATTGACCTCTCTTCAAATAATTCATTCTTGAGAACTTTGCCAGCTTCATTTTTCACTTAGATTTGTCTCGATGAACTTTGCAAACGCGACATTCCTTTGGGGGCTATTGGCTCTGAGTATACCTATTATTGTTCATCTGTTCAATTTCAGAAAGGCCAAACTGATCCAGTTTTCCAATGTCAGATTTCTTGATCAAGTCAAGAAAAAATCCTCCACGACGCGCCAACTGAAACATCTATTGATCCTTTTTTGCCGCATGGCTTTCCTTGCTTTCTTGGTCTTGGCATTTGCTCAACCATACATTCCAGGCCAAGAAGAAGGTCTCAAAGAAAACACCGTGATACTCTATGTTGACAATTCGGGGAGCATGAGCAACTTGACAAGCGAAAATACCGCTGCACTCAACGTCGCTATAGCTATGGCCCAGGACATCATCGCTCTCTACCCTCAAACCACGACATTCAAACTCCTAGACAACAACTTTGCTCCCTACAGTACACACTACAAATCAGCAGACAAAACCCTCGACCTGCTCTCAGAACTCAGCTACTCCTCCGTCAGTCGTTCGGGTCAGGAGATCATGGACAAAATTGCCTCCCTCACCAATTCTAGCCAAAAAAATGAGATCTTCATCCTCAGTGACATGCAGCATAGTACCTTTGGACA
The DNA window shown above is from Reichenbachiella sp. 5M10 and carries:
- the sufD gene encoding Fe-S cluster assembly protein SufD — its product is MSTKKIFGQELIDQAEQYVSNLNGNAIAHLKDNRTQGLAYLKENGFPGPKAEEYKFTRLTKAISGKFDFATPIAQGDLPMDKIADIKKRHAGANILFFINGVYNAEQSEIVSTAEELRIDSLADRADAHELIAENSDPFQAQNNVYVNSGVVIEVPKNKKVAQPVLCYYISVDNGVNYGFVKNIYLANESSQADFVHFHFSEGNAKTFVNETKNYLVKANANVKLYKVQEESENAVYVGNTNVYQEKDSVFSSFVFTFDGEVVRNNLNIRVDGQGCESNMYGLYLAKGKTHIDNHTLVDHIQPNCNSNELYKGIIADQAKGVFNGKIFVRQAAQKTNAFQSNGNILLSDNATIHTKPQLEIWADDVKCSHGCTTGQLDEEAIFYLRARGIDKDKAKSMILLANAGEVIEHIGLGWLKMEIADKVMERLQVD
- a CDS encoding VOC family protein, with amino-acid sequence MDKNLYRSTLLFFIVCVSLMFHSAPVFSQKSINELRMTSAVLIVKDLKVSAGWYRKFLQFSIEEYRPNQHVKMRNDEFQLTLRQGNGTLLQSQIRFKEGKKHINGIEKIGFKTNRFDSLHLYLERYEQPFAQDIFADQNLDILSFVAEDPDGNKIRFFDAPNNSQLYEIDPCYFTIQSSDYINTLKWYTTQMGFEEIEIVDDTNLHFQNYLTKDGIILELIHLPYESVETTEFMPLERDLAQIEQVTFKIGTAKTKAFVMDNNGNKVVYLK
- a CDS encoding ABC transporter ATP-binding protein, which encodes MNELINTKGLKKVYSTDEIETTALAGVNLQVNTGEFVAIMGPSGCGKTTMLNLLGLLDNPSHGEFFFLGQEVSVFGERKRAEIRKENIGFVFQSFNLIDELTVYENIELPLIYLKYSAAERRKRVEEVMVQMKIMHRRNHFPQQLSGGQQQRVAISRAVVAKPKLILADEPTGNLDSANGEEVMSLLSELNEKGTTVIMVTHSPVDAAYAQRVIHLFDGQIVSENIHRRETIL
- a CDS encoding efflux RND transporter periplasmic adaptor subunit: MIYMCGILLGIVLPTTDIASMDRALPRKKQFKKEIIFLMLGLIVGGVGLYHFVFTEREVKLRVQKDKVRIVRVMRAEQRLAPVSRPDRLMVPRGNFGNSHGGQWVFVVTGDEAVRREIKLGCRGARYIEVLEGLEAGEEIVVSSYAKYSDKDRLVFR
- a CDS encoding homoserine dehydrogenase; this translates as MKLGIFGFGVVGQGLYHVLQQSNSIQAEIVKFCIKNITKPRSLDASLFTDDKAELLDNPEIDVIVELIDDAEAAFEIVTKAMNNGKHVVSANKKMIAEHLEELLALQKQNKVSFLYEGSCCASIPIIRNLEEYYDNDLLTSIEGIFNGSTNFILTKMINESTPYDNALKEAQDLGFAESDPTLDVEGIDAKYKLCILLYHAFGLITDPHTLFTLGITKINTFDIEFAQKNNYEIKLIAKAKKIGTLIDATVLPTFVDKASILAQTKNEYNAVILESAFSESQFLYGKGAGDKPTGSAVLSDISALGYGYRYEYKKSAKTKEKIELHEDFQMKIYVRFADQQPKTSDFTEILEKYSSQNGNYWIGYISRQKMKEAEWLEIPEINVIALG
- the sufB gene encoding Fe-S cluster assembly protein SufB; amino-acid sequence: MSNDDQILEEFTSKEYEHGWSVDLEADEAPEGLSEEIVRFISAKKEEPEWMLEWRLSAYERWKNMEEPDWSNVKYPKIDYQAIKYYSAPKQKKAVGSLDEVDPELIETFEKLGISLNEQKRLTGVAVDAVIDSVSVATTFKETLGERGIIFCSFSEAVKEHPELVRKHLGSVVPVSDNYFSALNSAVFSDGSFCYIPKGVRCPMELSTYFRINAANTGQFERTLIVADEGSYVSYLEGCTAPQRDENQLHAAVVEIIAEKDAEVKYSTVQNWYPGDKNGKGGIYNFVTKRGICAGDHAKISWTQVETGSAVTWKYPSCILKGDYSIGEFYSVAVTNNHQQADTGTKMIHIGKNTKSRIVSKGISAGHSQNSYRGQVQVMKRAEKSRNFSQCDSLLIGDQCGAHTFPYIDIENSTAQVEHEATTSKIGEDQIFYCTQRGIDEENAVALIVNGYAKEVLNKLPMEFAVEAQKLLALTLEGSVG
- the sufC gene encoding Fe-S cluster assembly ATPase SufC — translated: MLKITNLQARVEEKEILKGINLEVKPGEVHAIMGPNGSGKSTLANVLAGREDYEVTGGSVEYLGQDLLDLAAEERAREGIFLAFQYPVEIPGVTTTNFMKTALNQIREHKGQEPLDAVGFLKRMKEKMALVEIDQSLLSRSLNEGFSGGEKKRNEIFQMAMLEPKLALLDETDSGLDIDALRIVANGVNALKNKDNATIVVTHYQRLLDYIVPDFVHVLYKGRIVKSGTKDLALELEERGYDWIIKDLEGAEA